Proteins encoded within one genomic window of Humulus lupulus chromosome 1, drHumLupu1.1, whole genome shotgun sequence:
- the LOC133831276 gene encoding uncharacterized protein LOC133831276 yields the protein MPSYVKFMKDILSKKRRMEDYETIALTEECSAILQRNLPQKLRDLGSFTIPCTIGEAHPTTVILQLEDRSVKHPRRIIEDVPVKVDKFIFPADFMVLEMEEDEDVPIILGMQFLASGQALIDVQKGELKLRVQCEEVIFNVFKALTYPRASDSCCIVNFLDEECSKGKPTEDPLELSLISSPEERDGTEAIEYVKWLNADGQIYKKRYEELGQGPERPLPSI from the exons atgcctagttatgtgaagttcatgaaggataTACTGTCTAAGAAGAGGAGGATGGAAGATTATGAGACAATAGCTTTGACTGAAGAGTGCAGTGCCATATTACAGCGAAATCTTCCTCAGAAGTTAAGGGATCTAGGGAGCTTTAcaataccttgcaccattg GAGAAGCTCACCCCACCACAGTCATACTTCAATTGGAAGATAGATCAGTCAAGCATCCTCGAcgtattattgaagatgttccTGTAAAGGTGGACAAATTTATCTTCCCTGCTGATTTTATGGTACTTGAAATGGAGGAAGATGAGGATGTTCCTATTATCTTAGGGATGCAATTTTTAGCCAGTGGGCAAGCATTGATAGATGTACAAAAGGGGGAGTTGAAGTTAAGGGTTCAATGTGAGGAGGTGATCTTCAATGTGTTCAAGGCTTTGACTTATCCTCGGGCAAGTGATAGTTGTTGCATTGTGAATTTTTTAGATGAAGAATGTTCAAAGGGGAAGCCTACAGAGGATCCTCTAGAGTTGAGTCTGATATCGAGCCCAGAAGAACGTGATGGCACTGAGGCCATTGAGTATGTGAAATGGTTGAACGCAGATGGGCAGATTTACAAGAAAAGGTATGAAGAATTGGGTCAAGGGCCTGAACGACCACTTCCATCCATATAG